CGCGCAATTTTGGCCGGTTTATTGCCGGGGGCTCTGCCGGTCACTCAGACCATGGGCGCGACGTTATTGAAGCGCTGGAAGCCGTGGTTGAAGGCCGCGCCCCTGGTTATCAGATTCGCGACGAGGAGAAATTGCGTCGCATCGCCGCAGAGCTGGGCGTCGCCACTGATGGCCGCGATGCCCTTGATGTGGCGGCAGATGTGGTAGAAGTCTGCTACAGCGATTTTGGCAGCAGGCGCAAGGCCGTAAATTTTGTCTCGCGCGTGCCTGCAAAGCGGCGGGCCCTGTGGGACAAGCTTGGCATAACCCCGCGCGGCGTCGACCGTGAAATTGCCGAAATGATGCACCGCACCCATATGGGCTGCGACAACGACGCACCCAATACCCTTCTGCACGCGGCGCGCTGCGCCCTGGCCGACGGCTGGGCGGGCTCCATGATTGCCACCGAGCTATGCGATGTGCTCTTTGGCACGCCCAAGCCCAAGATGGCCACGGCCAACCTTGGCGTTATCAAAAAAGATACTGTCAATATTCTGGTGCACGGGCACAATCCCGTAGTGTCCGAAATGATTCTGGACGCAGCCCGCGACCCAGAAATGGTCGAGCTTGCCAAAAAGAACGGCGCAACCGGCATCACCGTGGCAGGCCTGTGCTGTACCGGCAACGAATTGCTCATGCGGCAGGGCATTCCCATGGCCGGTAACCATCTGATGACAGAGCTTGCCATCGTTACCGGCGCGGTAGAAGCGGTTGTGGTAGATTATCAGTGCATTATGCCCAGCCTTGTGCAGGTTGCAGGCTGCTACCACACCCGCTTTATCGACACGGCCTCCAAGGCTCGCTTTACCGGCGCGATCCATTTTGATTTCCATCCTGAAAACGCCCGTGAAGAAGCCCGCAAGATTGTGCGCATGGCTGTGGATGCCTTTGTGGAGCGCGACCCCAAGCGCGTGGAAATTCCCGTTGAACCAGTGAGCATTATGACCGGATTTTCCAACGAGGCTATTCTTGAAGCCCTGGGCGGTTCGCTTGATCCTCTGCTGGATGCCGTAAAGGCTGGCACGGTGCGTGGTTTTGTGGGTGTGGTTGGCTGCAACAACCCCAAGATCAAGCATGATTCGGCCAACGTGGGGCTGATGAAAGCCCTGATCAAGAAGGATATAATGGTACTGGCCACAGGCTGCGTAACTACGGCGGCTGGCAAGGCTGGCCTGCTGGTTCCTGAAGGTGCGTCCATGGCGGGCCCTGGCCTGCAAAGCCTGTGCGGTGCTCTGGGTATTCCCCCGGTGCTGCACCTTGGCAGCTGTGTGGACAACGCACGCATCATGCAGCTCTGCGCCCTCATTGCCAACGCACTGGGCGTGGATATTTCCGATCTGCCCGTGGGCGCGTCCTCGCCGGAGTGGTACTCGGAAAAGGCAGCGGCCATCGGCATGTATGCCGTGGCCAGCGGCATCTACACCCATCTGGGCCTGCCGCCCAATATTCTTGGTTCGGAAAAAGTGACGGATATCGCCCTTAATGGTCTGGAAGAAATTGTGGGCGCCTCCTTTGTGGTTAATGACGATCCCGAAAAGGCGGCTGATCTGCTGGATGCCCGCATCCGGCAAAAGCGTCAGGGCCTGGGCTTGCAGCCCTAGGTTTGCAAGGCGGGGCAGGGCGGGGCATGACTGCCCGCCCCGCAGCACCAAACAGCAAACCCCACAGGCAAATCCCAGGAGGCTTGCATGAAGATTGCCATTTCTGGCAAAGGCGGCGTGGGCAAAACCTCGCTTACCGCGTGGCTTGGCGATTATCTGGCCCGACACGGCGAAAAGGTCTGGCTGGTGGATGCCGATACGGCACTTTCGCTGGGGCAGGCATCTGGCCTAGACCGTGCGGCGCTGCCAGAACCCCTCACCGTCCGAGCGGCTCTTATTGAAGAGCGCATTCGGCCCGCTGGCAAGGGCGGCATGATGGATCTTGATCCGCACGTGAGCGACCTGCCAGAAGTGCTCTCCGCACCTTTGCCTCTGACTGGCCCTGCCCATGCCGAGCAGGGCGAAAAGCGCCTGCTGGTCATGGGGCCGCTGACCAATGCCGGGGGCGGGTGCGCCTGCGAAAGCAATGCCCTGCTCAAGGCTCTGCTGGCCCATCTGGTGCTCGACAGGCGTGAGTGGGTACTGGTGGACATGGAAGCCGGAGTGGAGCATTTGGGGCGCGGAACCGTGGCTCATGTGGATGCGCTGCTGGTTGTATCAGAACCGAGCATACGCTCGCTTGAAACAGCTGCCGAAGTGGCCCGGATGGCCAGCGACCTGGGGCTGCAGCGTCAGGTGCTGGTGATCAACAAGGCAAGTAAGGGACAGGCCGCGCAGATGCCACTGCTGGCGTACCTGCCTGAGCAGCGCATAAGCATGCCCGACCTTGAGGCCCTGCGGCAGAGGCAGCTGCATTCTGGCTCTGTGCTGGGGCTTGGAACGCAGACGGAAGAAGAACTGGACAGATTTTGTGAAGCCCTGCTGCAAAAAATAGAACAGAGCGCCAACATTGCAAAATAATGGCAGGTCTGTCCCGCGTAATCGGTGCGGGCAGACAGTCTGCAGCGTATATTCCAGCCCCGGTCATGCCGGGGCTTTTTTGTGCCCGGTGACGGAACCCAAAGAGCTTGCGGCAGCTGGCGTGCCTATTTGTCCTGTCCGGCCCGCGCGTTGAAGTTGCGCACAAAATCCAGGCAATCCCCGCCAGCAAGCGGACGGCTGAAGTAGTAGCCCTGAAACGTCTGATAGCCAATGCGGGTAAACACGCGCAGCTGCTGTTCGTCTTCCACGCCTTCCACAACCGTTGTTATGTGCAGGCTGCGGCTCAAATCCAGAATGCTGCGCACTATCTGTTCCTGCACATTGCTGTTGAGGCTTTCTGTCAACGAGCGGTCAACCTTGACTGTGGTGACAGGAAAGGCCCTGAGGTAGCGCAATGAGGTATGCCCCATGCCAAAATCGTCTATGGCGAGGCGTACGCCCAATACCCGCAGGCGGGTAAGCAGATCAAGCGTACGCGAATCCGGCTCGAGAATGGATGATTCGGTGATCTCCAGCTCCAGCTGGGTTGGTTTTAGTTTTTGTCCATACAGGGTATCCAGCACCATTTTTGCAAAGTTGGCATTGCGCAGCTGGCGCGGTGTAATATTTACGGCGATCACCAGATCGTGCGGCACGGCGGCGCTCCAGGCCGCGCGCTGCTTGCAGGCCTCAAGCAGAATGAACTTACCAAGCCGGTCAATGAGGTTCATGTCTTCTGCCAAAGCAACGGTAATGGGCGGCGCAATGGCCCCGTACACAGGGTGATCCCAGCGCAGCAGGGCTTCTACGCCAACCACTCGTCCCGTAGCATGGTTGCACTGCGGCTGAAACACCAGATACAGCTGGTTTTCCTTTTCATTGAGGGCGCGTTCCAGATCATTGGCAAGGGTGTGGGCCAGCCGCCCCACCTCGCCCGGTAAGGTAATGCACTTGCATTTGTCGGGCGCGCTGGATTCGCAGCGGCAGGCAACCTCAAGCAGGGCCTGCATCACCTGCCTGCCGTGCTTTTCGCGCACAGCGTCTGAAAGGGCCACAAAGGGCAGATAGATCAAAAAGCCTAGTGCCAGGTTTATAAGCTGAATCACCGAACCGTTGATGCTGCCCGTGGCCACATAGCCGCTAATCAGCGGGGGAGTTGTCCAAGCTACGCCAATGCTGGTGTACGGTAAAAAATCCATAACCGTGGCTGTATAGGCCACCACAGTCTGCACGGCTGGCACCAGCAGAAAAGGAATGGCAAAGGCCGGGTTGAGCACCAGCGGTACGCCAAAAATAAGCGGTTCGTTAACATTGCAGAGGGCAGGCACAAGAGCCAGCAGGCTGAGCTTCTTCATGCCACGGTCGCGGCAGCGCGCCAGAATGGCAAAGCAGAGGGCAAAGGTAGAGCCAGAGCCGCCCATGCGGGTAAATGTATCAAAAAAAACCTTGGTAAATACAAAAGGGGGCGTTGTGCCGTACATGGCAGCCTTGGCGTTGACCAGGCCAGCCGGAGTGAGGATGTTAACATCCACGGCGTTGAGCACGTTGGGGCCGTGCGCGCCAAAAAACCAGAGAATCTGCGATGCCGTGCCGTACAACAGCCCAAAGCCCAGCCCATTGCCGCTGTGCAAAAAAGGCAGGGCCAGCAGATTGCTTGTGGCCTGCTGCAGGTCTGCAGCGCCATAAATCGTCAGTACAAAGCGTATGCATGTAAAAAGCAGTATCGTGCCCACGGCTGCGGGCATAACCTTGACCACATCGCGCACCACGGGGTCGTGCCCGGCGACTTCTTCTGGCAGATGAAAAACACGCAACCGTGCCAGCCGCACAAAAACAGAGCTGCTGGCCATGGCTACAATCATTGCCAGCAAAAGCCCCCTGTCCATGGAAAAACTCATGGTCCATGAGCCGGTTTCTTCTGGTGCCACAATGACGAAAAAACACGAGAGCACAACAAGTGAGCCCAGCATGGGGCTGATGGCGGGGGCAGACGGG
The Desulfovibrio sp. DNA segment above includes these coding regions:
- the cooS gene encoding anaerobic carbon-monoxide dehydrogenase catalytic subunit, with amino-acid sequence MESKKRDINDMSIWDDAKRMLAKARAEGVETAWDRLDQQTPHCRFCELGTTCRNCVMGPCRISAKAEPGGKLSRGVCGADADVIVARNFGRFIAGGSAGHSDHGRDVIEALEAVVEGRAPGYQIRDEEKLRRIAAELGVATDGRDALDVAADVVEVCYSDFGSRRKAVNFVSRVPAKRRALWDKLGITPRGVDREIAEMMHRTHMGCDNDAPNTLLHAARCALADGWAGSMIATELCDVLFGTPKPKMATANLGVIKKDTVNILVHGHNPVVSEMILDAARDPEMVELAKKNGATGITVAGLCCTGNELLMRQGIPMAGNHLMTELAIVTGAVEAVVVDYQCIMPSLVQVAGCYHTRFIDTASKARFTGAIHFDFHPENAREEARKIVRMAVDAFVERDPKRVEIPVEPVSIMTGFSNEAILEALGGSLDPLLDAVKAGTVRGFVGVVGCNNPKIKHDSANVGLMKALIKKDIMVLATGCVTTAAGKAGLLVPEGASMAGPGLQSLCGALGIPPVLHLGSCVDNARIMQLCALIANALGVDISDLPVGASSPEWYSEKAAAIGMYAVASGIYTHLGLPPNILGSEKVTDIALNGLEEIVGASFVVNDDPEKAADLLDARIRQKRQGLGLQP
- a CDS encoding P-loop NTPase, which translates into the protein MKIAISGKGGVGKTSLTAWLGDYLARHGEKVWLVDADTALSLGQASGLDRAALPEPLTVRAALIEERIRPAGKGGMMDLDPHVSDLPEVLSAPLPLTGPAHAEQGEKRLLVMGPLTNAGGGCACESNALLKALLAHLVLDRREWVLVDMEAGVEHLGRGTVAHVDALLVVSEPSIRSLETAAEVARMASDLGLQRQVLVINKASKGQAAQMPLLAYLPEQRISMPDLEALRQRQLHSGSVLGLGTQTEEELDRFCEALLQKIEQSANIAK
- a CDS encoding EAL domain-containing protein — encoded protein: MNSRNLAQSLLCLLDDLSGRPAFLSIRRGLFIVLPLILVGSFTLLLRNLPFPEAQKVVDTLLGPAGVRACDNLTSATFGIAALALACALGGANAMRASLTCPSAPAISPMLGSLVVLSCFFVIVAPEETGSWTMSFSMDRGLLLAMIVAMASSSVFVRLARLRVFHLPEEVAGHDPVVRDVVKVMPAAVGTILLFTCIRFVLTIYGAADLQQATSNLLALPFLHSGNGLGFGLLYGTASQILWFFGAHGPNVLNAVDVNILTPAGLVNAKAAMYGTTPPFVFTKVFFDTFTRMGGSGSTFALCFAILARCRDRGMKKLSLLALVPALCNVNEPLIFGVPLVLNPAFAIPFLLVPAVQTVVAYTATVMDFLPYTSIGVAWTTPPLISGYVATGSINGSVIQLINLALGFLIYLPFVALSDAVREKHGRQVMQALLEVACRCESSAPDKCKCITLPGEVGRLAHTLANDLERALNEKENQLYLVFQPQCNHATGRVVGVEALLRWDHPVYGAIAPPITVALAEDMNLIDRLGKFILLEACKQRAAWSAAVPHDLVIAVNITPRQLRNANFAKMVLDTLYGQKLKPTQLELEITESSILEPDSRTLDLLTRLRVLGVRLAIDDFGMGHTSLRYLRAFPVTTVKVDRSLTESLNSNVQEQIVRSILDLSRSLHITTVVEGVEDEQQLRVFTRIGYQTFQGYYFSRPLAGGDCLDFVRNFNARAGQDK